One Nitrospiria bacterium genomic window, GTATTTGTTCAACCGATTTGTGGAGATGATGAAAAATGGATAAGAGAAATTTTTTGAGGGCGTACGGCCGTATGCCCCTACGGTTCATTGTTCTCGCGTTCCTCACCGTATGGTTGTCCGGCTGTATTTTTAACATTCGTATTCCACAGCCGGCCGAACCCTTGCAGGAAACACGGGTGGCCGGTGCGGGAGCCGATAAGATCGTCCTGATGGATCTGTCCGGAACGATCTCGGAGGAGGAGAAAGGATCAACGCTTGCGCCTGAGCCGAATATGGTGGCTCAATTCAAAGAAGAGTTGAAAAAAGCCGCGGACGATTCGGCCGTGAAGGCCGTGGTGCTTCGGATCAACAGTCCCGGCGGGACGGTCACGGCCTCGGACATCCTCCATCACGAGGTGGAAGTTTTTAAGAAACAGACCGGCAAGAAGGTCATTGTGAGCATCATGGATCTGGGTGCTTCGGGCGGGTATTATGTCGCGGTCGCGGGCGACAAGATCGTGGTCCATCCCACGACGGTGACCGGAAGCATCGGCGTGATCATGCTGACCGTAAATGTCCAGGGGCTGCTGGAGAAGATCGGCGTGACCGGGGCGGCCATCAAGTCGGGTGATAAAAAAGATATGGGTTCACCGCTGCGCCCGATGACGGAGGAAGAGCGGCGGCTTTTCCAGGGGATCATCGACCAGATGTATGATCGGTTTGTGTCGGTTGTCGCGGCCGGGCGGAAGGGGATGACGGTGGACCAGGTCCGGAAGGCTGCGGACGGACGCGTCTATACGGCACAACAGGCGCTCGACCTGGGGCTGGTGGACGGAATCGGATACCTCGATGACGCGATCCAACTGGCCAAGACCGAGGCCGGACTGAGCAAGGCCCGCATCGTGACCTATGTCCGGCCGGGCAGTTATAAGGACAATATTTATTCCCAAATACCCTCGGGCTCGCCCCAGACCGTGAATCTCGTCAATCTGGATCTGCGCTCCTTCGTCCAGGGCGGCACGCCGCGGTTCATGTACCTATGGGCCCCGTGACTGGAACGGGCTTTAGCGGATGGCCAGAGTAGTCCGCAGGGTTCCGGGCATACTGTATTGAAGGTTGGGGGAG contains:
- the sppA gene encoding signal peptide peptidase SppA; translated protein: MDKRNFLRAYGRMPLRFIVLAFLTVWLSGCIFNIRIPQPAEPLQETRVAGAGADKIVLMDLSGTISEEEKGSTLAPEPNMVAQFKEELKKAADDSAVKAVVLRINSPGGTVTASDILHHEVEVFKKQTGKKVIVSIMDLGASGGYYVAVAGDKIVVHPTTVTGSIGVIMLTVNVQGLLEKIGVTGAAIKSGDKKDMGSPLRPMTEEERRLFQGIIDQMYDRFVSVVAAGRKGMTVDQVRKAADGRVYTAQQALDLGLVDGIGYLDDAIQLAKTEAGLSKARIVTYVRPGSYKDNIYSQIPSGSPQTVNLVNLDLRSFVQGGTPRFMYLWAP